In the genome of Acidobacteriota bacterium, the window TATATTCAGTTTCATCCGTGGTCTATGCGTTCGTAATAATAAATTTGCTAGTCGCATAGACCACGGATGACACTGATCCGACGGATTTGCGCGGATACCACATCTTCACTGGCGACATGTCTGTTACCCGCCACTAGAGTCTCAAAGACGGTAGGCGGGACACCTGCGCTCCCAGGCGGAAGCCGTAATCGCTGTACCTGAATTCCGGCGGGATGCTGCTGCGAGCCGCAACGCGAGTGATCTTGATCTGATGCCGCCACGACCCGCCTCGCGAGGCTCGCCGCGTTCCAGTCGTTGGACCTCGAGGATTGCTCGACGGCGAGTCGAGATAGTAACGCTCGCCGTACCAATCCGAGCACCACTCGTGAACGTTCTCAGAAATGTCGTGAAGCCCGAATCCGTTCGGCAGCCGCTGACCGACTCGCTCCGGTCCGTTCAACCAAAGCTGCGAGTAATTCGGTTGAAGCTGCGGAGTTTCATCGCCCCAGATGTACAGCTTGCCTTCAAGGCCTCCGCGCGCGGCTCGTTCCCACTCGGCTTCAGATGGCAGACGATAGAGCTTGCCAGTTTTCTTTGATAGCCACTCACAGTATCCAGTCGCGTCGAACCAACTGATGCTGGTAACCGGCTGATCGGGATGATTGAAGCGCGAGTCGTCCCAACCTGGTGATGGTTCGTGTCCGGTGTCGTCGATGAAGGATTGATAGAGCCGATTGGTAACCGCAAAGCGGCCGATCGCGAACTCGTCAACGAACACGCGATGAACGGGTCGTTCGTTCTCGGCCCCGGCGTCGCAGCCTATCAAGAACTCACCAGCAGGGATCGCGATCATTTCGGGTTCGATGATCATTGTTGAGCGCGGGAATCAGGCGCGACTTATTCTCCGGGAATCAATGCCGGTTGAATATGCCACTACTCCAATCGAAGACGAACTTCCCACTAGTCCCGATGACCAATTCTCCTTCGTGGTTCCATGCGAAGCTGTATACCTCATTGCTTGATTGAAGAATCTCGTTACCCGACCTTGCTTCAACTGCCGTAATCCACCCTGTGCCTCCATTACCTCCTTCTGCTGCAATGGCCTTGCCGTTGTGTGACCACCGGGGGTGTAGATACATAGACGTGTTATGGTGATCTTCGTTTTCCCTGGCATGGTAAGCCTGAAGACCACGTAGGTTTCTTGCGACCCTTGTCTTTACATCAATGACGCTTATCGAGTCTATGTTGCGGAACGCGATCTCTTTTCCGGAAGGCGACCATGCTGGCTCGACGCTATGATGGTTTTCAGTCAATCGTCGCAGGCCGGTGCCGTCTCGATTTACGAGCCACAGGTGTGTTTCTTTGGGTCTATAAATGGATTCTTCGAATTCTACGGCAAAGACAATCTTATTTCCCGAAGGAGCGATAGAATATTCCACGATTCTTATCACGCCGGGCACCTTCACCTTCTTGAGCAATCTCGAAAGAAAGCGCTCGGAAACTTCTTGCTTTCGACCTGTACGCAGAGAGGCTTGGTCACAACCCCATCGGGGTTGGGGAACTCGCCGCCGTCTTTCCCAGGGTAGCCGAGTAAAGCAACCCTGGGCTGAAGGACGGATCCCCTTCGGGGAAAATGTCAAAACTCCAGTCCCCCAACACAGTCTAAGGCCCGATTGATTCTCACACAGTCTCCAAGCCCGTGGTATCCTTGGCTCACGACTCCGCTCTGTGTAGCCAGCGACCGTGAACCTCCACCAGGCAAGCTGGTGGCATCTCGGAGTCTTCACACAATATGAAAGGGGCGCCCCTTTGGTGATAGTGTTGGGTTGTAACGACCAAACTTATTGCCAGGAGGAGAGAGCCCCGATGAACAGTCTCAAGTATGTAGCATTGGACGTCGATAGCGCAAACATTGTAGCCGGTGTTTATGATTCGAAGGGCAAGTCGATGATGGAGTGCTTCGTCAAGACTAACAGCATTGCTGTTCGGCAGTTCTTCAAGTTACTAGACG includes:
- a CDS encoding formylglycine-generating enzyme family protein, whose protein sequence is MIIEPEMIAIPAGEFLIGCDAGAENERPVHRVFVDEFAIGRFAVTNRLYQSFIDDTGHEPSPGWDDSRFNHPDQPVTSISWFDATGYCEWLSKKTGKLYRLPSEAEWERAARGGLEGKLYIWGDETPQLQPNYSQLWLNGPERVGQRLPNGFGLHDISENVHEWCSDWYGERYYLDSPSSNPRGPTTGTRRASRGGSWRHQIKITRVAARSSIPPEFRYSDYGFRLGAQVSRLPSLRL